From Halobacteriovorax sp. GB3, a single genomic window includes:
- the rlmN gene encoding 23S rRNA (adenine(2503)-C(2))-methyltransferase RlmN, with product MTVNLDSIYSKSLSQLKELLSKEGLRESAAVNIYEILYKKRDGLFSRERGISKDLQSYLERTFDFTLPTIVTIQNADDQTTKFLMEMSDGKRVETVLIPFNKKFTVCLSSQVGCAMKCSFCFTGTQGLSRNLETKEIIGQYIQAWNWLKENHPNKAVSPNIVFMGQGEPLHNFDEVKKTVEILLEPNGAHLGPRQITLSSAGYLPGLERFHEFPRINLALSLHSPFDKIRNELIPLNKAYNLEKLFEALDKIPLLKRQFINFEYLLIDQLNDDEKSIEELGKLLSNRRAIVNIIPFNEFPGSIYKRPSLKKVDLFKEKLSEFGIHTMVRTTKGDDILAACGQLKVEHD from the coding sequence ATGACAGTTAATTTAGACTCAATATATTCAAAAAGTTTATCGCAACTTAAAGAGCTTCTTTCTAAAGAAGGTCTAAGAGAGTCTGCTGCTGTCAATATCTATGAAATCCTCTACAAAAAGAGAGATGGCCTTTTTAGTAGAGAGAGAGGTATTTCTAAAGACCTACAATCCTATCTAGAGAGAACTTTTGACTTCACTCTCCCAACGATTGTAACCATTCAAAACGCAGATGATCAAACGACGAAATTCCTTATGGAAATGAGTGATGGAAAAAGAGTTGAGACGGTCCTCATTCCTTTTAATAAAAAGTTTACGGTATGTCTTTCTTCACAAGTTGGATGTGCCATGAAGTGTAGTTTCTGCTTTACAGGTACTCAGGGACTTTCAAGAAATCTTGAAACCAAAGAAATCATAGGTCAATATATTCAAGCTTGGAATTGGCTAAAGGAAAACCATCCCAATAAAGCAGTGAGTCCTAATATTGTTTTCATGGGTCAAGGAGAGCCTCTTCACAATTTTGATGAAGTCAAAAAAACAGTGGAGATCCTTCTCGAGCCAAATGGAGCTCATCTTGGACCTAGACAAATTACTCTTTCAAGTGCAGGTTACTTGCCAGGATTAGAACGCTTTCATGAATTCCCGCGTATTAATTTAGCCCTTTCGCTCCACTCTCCATTTGATAAGATTCGAAATGAGCTCATTCCTCTAAATAAGGCCTATAATTTAGAAAAGCTCTTTGAAGCTCTTGATAAAATACCTCTGCTTAAAAGGCAGTTCATCAACTTTGAGTATCTTCTTATTGATCAATTAAATGACGATGAAAAAAGCATTGAAGAGCTCGGTAAACTTCTCTCCAATAGACGTGCAATCGTTAATATTATTCCATTCAATGAATTTCCGGGATCAATTTATAAAAGACCAAGCCTTAAGAAAGTCGATCTCTTTAAAGAAAAACTCTCTGAATTTGGCATTCACACAATGGTTCGAACAACAAAAGGTGATGATATTTTGGCGGCCTGTGGCCAGTTAAAAGTTGAGCACGATTAA
- a CDS encoding YihY/virulence factor BrkB family protein: MKSIAKLNEFGEKVENSAFELFRSTTVRLLNGFFLFKKRKGEVVAGASTFFTLLSFGPLILLLISLLGQLFDDSSLARQFVLNGINLSFPKIDPWILRNIEYLVDAQLGAKGNKIIQILFLCVTCMGVSTTFVFGINTISKVDPDGGLIRDDLKSAIVGLFVALFLVALVVLSQRDAMIDYILDTGLGLDFLAPLIESNVFTCLMSLLFFTFFYKWSASIAVSMKDSFYGAMTFMFCFIVGKSGYWIYLKYFKEDLVSEYGHFYNFMVALIWVYFLMCAFFYGASVAYVTNKKVYSNRRRK; the protein is encoded by the coding sequence ATGAAGTCGATTGCAAAACTCAATGAATTTGGCGAGAAAGTAGAAAACTCAGCTTTTGAACTCTTTCGCTCAACTACCGTCAGGCTCTTAAATGGTTTTTTTCTTTTTAAAAAGAGAAAGGGTGAAGTCGTTGCAGGTGCTTCGACTTTCTTCACTCTATTAAGTTTTGGTCCACTCATTCTTCTTTTAATTTCTCTATTAGGACAACTTTTTGACGATTCGTCACTAGCGCGACAATTCGTTTTAAATGGTATCAACTTGAGCTTTCCAAAAATTGATCCGTGGATTTTGCGAAATATAGAATATCTCGTCGATGCCCAATTAGGCGCTAAGGGGAACAAAATTATACAAATCCTCTTTTTATGTGTGACCTGTATGGGTGTAAGCACGACATTTGTTTTTGGAATTAATACGATCAGTAAAGTTGATCCCGATGGAGGGCTCATTCGCGACGATCTAAAATCGGCCATCGTAGGACTCTTTGTCGCTCTTTTTCTAGTTGCGCTAGTTGTCCTTTCACAACGTGATGCTATGATTGACTATATTTTAGATACCGGTCTTGGCCTAGATTTTTTAGCTCCTCTGATTGAATCAAATGTATTCACTTGTTTAATGTCTCTCCTTTTTTTCACTTTCTTTTATAAGTGGAGTGCTTCTATTGCTGTGTCGATGAAGGATTCTTTCTATGGCGCTATGACTTTCATGTTTTGCTTTATCGTTGGAAAGTCTGGTTATTGGATTTATTTAAAATACTTTAAGGAAGATCTCGTCTCTGAGTACGGGCACTTTTATAATTTTATGGTAGCACTCATCTGGGTTTATTTTCTTATGTGTGCTTTCTTTTATGGTGCAAGTGTTGCTTATGTGACGAATAAGAAAGTTTATTCAAATAGACGGAGAAAATAA
- the msrA gene encoding peptide-methionine (S)-S-oxide reductase MsrA: MAQVSFASEYKKATFAGGCFWCMEPPFDKLTGVVSTTSGYIGGTMKNPTYRDVSAGHSGHTEAVEVLYDPKKISYDELLKVFWRNINPTTKDQQFVDIGPQYRTGIFYHDDFQKDLALKSKEELEKKKIFGKKIVTEITKATTFWPAEKYHQDYYIKNPVRYKFYRWNSGRDQYLDKIWKK; encoded by the coding sequence ATGGCACAAGTAAGTTTTGCTAGTGAGTATAAGAAAGCGACATTCGCCGGTGGTTGTTTTTGGTGTATGGAGCCTCCCTTTGACAAGCTGACTGGAGTTGTCTCTACCACGTCTGGCTACATTGGTGGGACCATGAAAAACCCAACTTATCGCGACGTCTCTGCCGGACATAGTGGTCATACTGAAGCAGTAGAAGTTCTCTACGATCCAAAAAAAATTTCTTACGATGAACTATTAAAGGTCTTTTGGCGCAATATTAATCCAACGACTAAGGATCAGCAATTTGTCGATATTGGCCCACAATATAGAACGGGTATTTTTTATCATGATGATTTTCAAAAAGACCTCGCCTTGAAATCAAAAGAGGAACTTGAAAAGAAGAAGATCTTTGGAAAGAAAATTGTCACTGAGATTACAAAGGCAACAACATTTTGGCCTGCAGAAAAGTACCATCAAGATTACTATATTAAAAATCCTGTACGCTATAAGTTTTATCGCTGGAATTCTGGGAGAGACCAGTATTTAGATAAGATCTGGAAAAAATAA
- a CDS encoding putative zinc-binding metallopeptidase has product MDIIAQKQIRSFSNFPKDHWVFLCVMQVQKELRERGILFEIKTYIGDDWYCLDHQIAISIPFYLYDRSLFRYIKKYTCAAEGGSQKEVLKILRHEVGHALENAFLLKENSKRVLAFGDSSKKYPRRYFAKASRYDYVHHLGGGYAQSHPDEDFAETFAIWLSSTKTTRKKYKSKAKMKLETMDTLMEEIKGKRAQRTRAIQTDSAKKDRRTIEHYIREKVFERGSSLRTVMGRAAKELFSRSQTTQNTQALHFLKSERKKIALRVEKRSGIPIIYSEALMKRFEEISTVWNLELRTSKRETSKLMENYLLSNATHLIKTGHYKVPM; this is encoded by the coding sequence ATGGATATAATCGCTCAAAAGCAAATTCGCTCATTCTCTAATTTCCCAAAAGATCACTGGGTCTTCCTGTGTGTCATGCAAGTTCAAAAAGAGTTAAGAGAAAGAGGAATTCTCTTTGAGATCAAAACTTATATCGGAGATGACTGGTATTGTTTAGATCATCAGATCGCTATCAGTATTCCTTTTTACCTCTATGATCGCAGTTTATTTCGCTACATCAAAAAATATACTTGTGCAGCAGAGGGAGGGTCTCAAAAAGAAGTTTTAAAAATTCTAAGACATGAAGTTGGTCATGCTTTAGAAAATGCTTTTCTACTTAAGGAAAACTCGAAAAGGGTTTTGGCCTTTGGAGATAGTTCTAAAAAATATCCTCGTCGCTACTTTGCCAAAGCTTCTCGTTATGATTATGTTCACCACTTAGGGGGTGGCTACGCTCAGTCTCATCCAGATGAGGACTTTGCTGAGACATTTGCTATTTGGTTGAGTTCTACAAAAACGACGAGAAAAAAGTATAAGTCTAAGGCAAAGATGAAGCTTGAAACGATGGATACTTTAATGGAAGAAATTAAAGGAAAAAGAGCTCAACGCACGCGCGCCATTCAGACTGACTCGGCCAAAAAAGATAGAAGAACGATTGAACATTATATTAGAGAGAAAGTTTTTGAACGTGGTAGTTCTTTAAGAACTGTTATGGGAAGAGCTGCCAAAGAACTATTTTCAAGGTCTCAAACGACTCAAAATACTCAGGCACTTCATTTTTTAAAGAGTGAGAGAAAAAAGATTGCTTTAAGGGTTGAAAAGAGAAGTGGAATCCCTATCATATATAGTGAAGCTTTGATGAAAAGGTTTGAAGAGATTAGTACGGTTTGGAATTTAGAACTTCGAACTTCAAAAAGGGAAACATCTAAGTTGATGGAGAACTATTTGCTCTCAAATGCTACTCATCTTATAAAAACAGGTCACTATAAGGTTCCTATGTGA
- a CDS encoding D-alanine--D-alanine ligase family protein yields MKRILIITHPTLIPPKQYSENDLEFQEWATEYDIQMALSELGYEFEFFGVYDNLKEFMEKLEEFSPDVVFNLLEEFQGEVNRDFHIPVLLEMMNIPYTGCRPKGLMIGRDKSLTKKILAHHRIRTPSFTVVKKGSTLNVLPKNLNYPMIVKCLHEEASKGISQSSLVHSYEKLLARVDFIHQSIGDDALVEEFIEGRELFVGMMFQNSIKIFPAWELVFENSEQPEKEIYSNRAKFNEKYRERLGVRTKASKLTANQQSRLKQICKKAYKSLGLYGHARIDFRMNSRGDFYILEVNANPNLGRLDEFSLSARHAGISYEKLIDSLIKTSLKISE; encoded by the coding sequence GTGAAAAGAATTTTAATCATCACTCATCCAACGTTAATTCCACCAAAACAATACAGCGAAAACGATTTAGAATTTCAAGAATGGGCAACAGAATATGATATTCAAATGGCCTTATCAGAACTAGGTTATGAGTTCGAGTTTTTCGGTGTGTATGATAACTTAAAAGAATTCATGGAAAAGCTTGAAGAGTTTTCTCCCGATGTTGTCTTTAATCTTCTAGAGGAATTTCAGGGTGAAGTTAATCGCGATTTTCATATTCCAGTTCTACTAGAAATGATGAATATTCCCTACACAGGCTGTCGCCCAAAAGGGCTTATGATTGGAAGAGATAAGTCGCTGACAAAGAAAATTCTTGCTCATCACAGAATCCGAACACCTTCTTTTACTGTTGTTAAAAAGGGGTCAACATTAAACGTTCTACCTAAGAATTTAAATTATCCTATGATTGTTAAGTGTCTTCATGAAGAAGCTTCAAAAGGAATTTCACAAAGTTCTCTTGTTCATTCTTATGAGAAGCTCTTGGCACGCGTGGATTTCATTCATCAAAGCATTGGGGATGATGCCTTAGTTGAAGAATTTATTGAAGGAAGAGAGCTCTTTGTAGGGATGATGTTTCAAAACTCTATCAAGATCTTTCCAGCTTGGGAGCTCGTTTTTGAAAATAGCGAACAACCAGAAAAAGAAATCTATTCTAATAGAGCAAAGTTTAATGAAAAGTACAGAGAGAGGCTTGGGGTAAGAACAAAGGCCTCAAAGTTAACAGCTAATCAGCAATCCAGATTAAAGCAGATTTGTAAGAAGGCCTATAAAAGCCTCGGACTCTATGGCCATGCTCGAATTGATTTTCGAATGAACTCGAGAGGGGATTTTTACATTTTGGAAGTTAATGCGAACCCCAACCTCGGTCGCCTCGATGAATTTTCTTTGAGTGCTAGGCATGCAGGGATAAGTTATGAAAAACTCATTGATTCTCTTATCAAAACCTCTTTAAAAATTTCTGAGTAA